The proteins below come from a single Parazoarcus communis genomic window:
- a CDS encoding DUF4399 domain-containing protein — translation MKNKYSARPLILIAALLMATTAAQARHPWVTDNPRLDKNAWFSNLESGTEVQSPFVAKFGLTGIGIASVKKPVASAGHHHLLIDRGLPLNFTEPLPFNDQYIHFGKGQMEAILDLPPGRHSLRLVFADHRHIPNFVYSDELIVNVTGSSGKTIDSLKRTEISVLSPRSGSRISPPFAVAMHAAGYNVSHTDINEPDTGHFRLHLAPAKGDEVVIDLTGGETEVWLNPPAGSYSASLEMLSNSAPGTVMARSTPVRFEVKPR, via the coding sequence ATGAAAAATAAATACAGTGCGCGCCCTCTCATCCTGATTGCGGCCCTGCTCATGGCCACCACTGCAGCGCAGGCCAGACATCCATGGGTCACCGACAACCCGCGTCTCGACAAGAATGCATGGTTTTCAAACCTTGAATCGGGCACCGAGGTGCAATCACCCTTTGTCGCCAAGTTCGGGCTCACCGGCATCGGCATCGCGTCGGTCAAGAAACCGGTGGCAAGCGCCGGACACCACCACCTGCTGATCGACCGCGGGCTTCCGCTCAATTTCACCGAGCCCCTGCCCTTCAACGACCAGTACATCCACTTTGGCAAGGGCCAGATGGAAGCCATCCTCGACCTTCCACCAGGCAGGCACAGCCTGCGCCTGGTGTTCGCCGATCACAGGCACATACCCAACTTCGTCTATAGCGACGAACTCATCGTGAATGTCACAGGCAGCAGTGGAAAGACCATCGATTCGCTCAAGCGCACGGAAATCAGCGTTCTTTCGCCCCGAAGCGGCAGCAGGATCAGCCCGCCCTTTGCCGTCGCCATGCATGCGGCCGGCTACAACGTCTCGCACACTGACATCAACGAACCCGACACCGGGCACTTCCGGCTCCACCTGGCCCCTGCGAAAGGCGACGAAGTCGTCATCGATCTTACCGGTGGCGAGACCGAAGTCTGGCTCAACCCGCCAGCCGGCAGCTACAGCGCATCGCTGGAGATGTTGAGCAACAGCGCTCCAGGCACGGTGATGGCGAGATCCACACCAGTCCGCTTCGAAGTGAAGCCGCGCTGA
- a CDS encoding AEC family transporter: MIEVLESLWPLFVLIVAGYYMQKRGFPGQGFWPGAERFNYFILFPALLFKSLATAPLNDPALPRLLTAVLLALAVCSAGLLVARRVHGWPAARFGVMLQGTLRFNTYLGLAAIGGFFGKEGLLLAAVMLALLVPIVNVMSVLALSAGRHTSLKALLWPIVTNPLILACLAGALVNQSGVEIKWGTDRLLALLAGSSLPLGLLCVGAALKPRELHGELGALVSNSLVRLLLVPAVAFACALVLGLPAIERSILVLFFALPTAPTAYVLTRQLGGDSHLMAGIITLQTLLSAASLMLVLILLA; encoded by the coding sequence ATGATCGAAGTGCTGGAGTCCTTGTGGCCGCTCTTCGTGCTGATCGTCGCGGGGTATTACATGCAGAAGCGCGGGTTTCCGGGGCAGGGGTTCTGGCCCGGCGCGGAGCGCTTCAACTATTTCATTCTGTTTCCCGCGCTGTTGTTCAAGAGCCTGGCCACCGCGCCTTTGAATGACCCCGCTTTGCCACGCCTGCTCACCGCAGTCCTGCTTGCATTGGCTGTGTGCAGTGCCGGATTGCTGGTCGCGCGCCGGGTCCATGGCTGGCCTGCGGCACGATTCGGTGTGATGCTTCAGGGCACCTTGCGTTTCAATACCTATCTGGGGCTGGCCGCGATAGGTGGTTTCTTCGGCAAGGAAGGCCTGCTGCTGGCGGCGGTAATGCTGGCGCTTCTCGTGCCCATCGTAAACGTGATGTCGGTACTGGCCTTGTCGGCGGGCAGGCATACCAGCCTCAAAGCGCTGCTGTGGCCGATCGTGACGAATCCGCTCATCCTTGCCTGCCTGGCGGGGGCGCTGGTCAATCAGTCCGGCGTCGAGATCAAGTGGGGTACGGACCGGCTGCTGGCGCTTCTGGCCGGATCCAGCCTGCCGCTTGGCCTGCTCTGCGTCGGCGCCGCTTTGAAGCCGCGCGAGCTCCATGGCGAGTTGGGCGCACTGGTTTCGAATAGCCTGGTCCGGCTCCTGCTGGTCCCTGCGGTCGCATTTGCCTGCGCGCTCGTGCTCGGACTGCCTGCCATCGAGCGCTCAATTCTTGTGCTCTTCTTCGCCTTGCCGACGGCGCCAACCGCATATGTCCTGACTCGCCAACTGGGTGGCGACAGCCACCTGATGGCCGGCATCATCACCCTGCAGACACTGCTATCGGCAGCCAGCCTGATGCTTGTCCTGATCCTCCTGGCTTGA
- a CDS encoding EAL domain-containing protein gives MYRLTLLLLILGVLFFALSVYLLDKRFDTFDAEYYRQELARVSVAFEQERRSMASMIGDYARWDDAERFVAGKLPDFIDANFTVDSMKNIRMTTFVISSIAGVPISSKTFNSQGALVDTPKPVLEELQPWFAEVIRNGVDDTSTSLLWIDGRAVLLSAAPITDTARRRAASGYMFFLRSLDDTYLAGLRKTTSSPFSLNEAPASASTTISVKHDTSGSEEGWTVTQTLQDSPAIITVGGPTRLGEERKLTYMTVGMNALVLVMVALAGIYMILNLHVLRRLKRFSGLADRHQKEGGNGIRWPIQGNDEFDSLARSLNGLMTEVESQNGNLRHLADHDPLTGIGNRRLILARLEAVQNRGQHGVGGGGSSLLLIDLDGFKLINDGLGHAAGDHVLREVAARIVSLVRRYDTPARIGGDEFTILLEDVSVPEAMRFAKRLALSLEEPILFEEHALRVSASGGVSSVGVTLAPAEVLRNADLAMYEAKRRGKAQFATFDISMLDAAARKMQLELALKVALDRRDLDVWFQPIVEANSGRAVGMEALARWSLDGNFVPPGEFVAIAEDTGLIVRLGQFVFDQVGEAMQGLCRLYPELQCSVNLSVAQFHRTGLVKDIRETFDRYSVPASAVRLELTESMLVEAGSAIVPVMRELIGLGYHFHLDDFGTGYSSLDRLRNLPFHSLKIDRSFIVGLCAGNDVMARNIANIGKELGMEIIAEGVEQPEELEQLRQIGCDFIQGFYFAKPMPLDDLYPWLANNQRLSEKQKSA, from the coding sequence TTGTACCGTCTGACGCTGCTGTTGCTGATCCTCGGCGTGCTGTTTTTCGCACTGTCGGTGTACCTGCTCGACAAGCGCTTCGACACTTTCGACGCAGAATACTATCGACAGGAGTTGGCACGCGTTAGCGTTGCCTTCGAGCAGGAACGCCGTTCGATGGCTTCCATGATTGGCGACTATGCGCGTTGGGATGACGCCGAACGTTTCGTCGCCGGCAAGCTCCCGGACTTCATCGACGCCAACTTCACGGTTGATTCGATGAAGAATATCCGCATGACGACGTTCGTGATCTCGAGCATCGCCGGCGTGCCAATATCCAGTAAAACCTTCAACAGCCAGGGAGCCCTTGTCGACACGCCGAAGCCGGTACTGGAAGAGCTGCAGCCCTGGTTTGCAGAGGTCATCCGGAACGGCGTCGACGATACCTCCACGTCCCTGCTGTGGATCGACGGGCGGGCAGTGCTGCTATCGGCGGCGCCGATCACCGACACGGCGCGAAGGCGCGCGGCAAGCGGGTACATGTTCTTCCTGCGTAGTCTCGACGACACATATCTGGCGGGACTGCGCAAAACGACTTCCAGCCCGTTTTCCCTCAATGAAGCGCCAGCAAGTGCCAGTACGACGATCTCGGTCAAGCACGATACCAGCGGTTCAGAGGAAGGCTGGACAGTCACGCAGACCCTTCAGGACTCGCCAGCCATCATCACTGTCGGCGGTCCCACGCGGCTGGGTGAGGAGCGCAAGCTCACATACATGACGGTCGGAATGAACGCACTTGTTCTGGTCATGGTGGCCCTCGCAGGTATCTACATGATCCTGAATCTCCACGTGCTGCGACGCCTGAAACGCTTCTCCGGGCTTGCTGACCGTCATCAGAAAGAAGGGGGTAATGGCATCCGTTGGCCGATTCAGGGCAATGACGAGTTCGACAGTCTTGCGCGCTCACTCAATGGGTTGATGACCGAGGTCGAATCGCAGAACGGCAATCTGCGCCACCTTGCCGACCACGATCCCTTGACCGGAATCGGCAATCGCCGCCTGATCCTGGCCCGCCTGGAAGCTGTGCAGAACCGTGGGCAACACGGCGTTGGTGGCGGAGGAAGCAGTCTGCTTCTGATCGACCTCGATGGCTTCAAGCTGATCAATGACGGTCTTGGGCACGCCGCCGGCGACCACGTGTTGCGCGAGGTCGCTGCCCGCATCGTCTCATTGGTGAGGAGATACGATACGCCGGCACGCATCGGCGGCGACGAGTTCACGATTCTGCTCGAAGACGTCAGCGTGCCCGAGGCGATGCGGTTTGCCAAACGCCTGGCACTGTCGCTGGAGGAGCCGATCCTCTTTGAAGAGCATGCGCTCAGGGTGAGCGCCTCCGGCGGTGTTTCGTCCGTTGGAGTGACCCTCGCCCCGGCGGAGGTTCTGCGGAATGCCGACCTGGCGATGTACGAGGCAAAGCGGCGTGGCAAGGCACAGTTTGCAACCTTCGACATCAGCATGCTCGACGCAGCGGCGCGAAAAATGCAGCTGGAACTCGCTCTCAAAGTCGCGCTGGACCGGCGCGATCTCGACGTATGGTTTCAACCGATCGTCGAAGCGAATTCGGGCCGCGCGGTCGGCATGGAGGCGCTTGCGCGCTGGTCTCTCGATGGCAACTTCGTTCCACCCGGGGAGTTTGTTGCGATCGCGGAAGACACGGGCTTGATCGTCCGCCTCGGTCAATTCGTCTTTGATCAGGTTGGCGAGGCAATGCAGGGGCTTTGCCGCCTCTATCCGGAACTGCAGTGCAGCGTCAATCTCTCCGTCGCGCAGTTCCACAGAACGGGTCTGGTCAAGGACATTCGCGAAACGTTTGATCGGTACTCAGTGCCGGCTTCTGCGGTGCGTCTCGAGCTGACGGAAAGCATGCTCGTCGAGGCTGGATCGGCGATTGTTCCCGTCATGCGTGAGTTGATCGGCCTTGGATATCATTTCCATCTCGACGACTTCGGCACCGGCTATTCCTCGCTCGATCGATTGCGCAACCTGCCATTCCATTCGCTCAAGATCGACCGCAGCTTCATCGTCGGCCTGTGCGCCGGAAATGACGTCATGGCACGTAATATCGCCAACATCGGGAAAGAACTCGGCATGGAGATTATTGCGGAGGGGGTCGAGCAGCCAGAAGAACTGGAACAACTGCGTCAGATTGGCTGCGACTTTATTCAGGGCTTCTATTTCGCGAAACCCATGCCGCTTGACGATTTGTATCCCTGGCTCGCGAACAATCAGCGCTTGTCGGAAAAGCAAAAATCCGCGTAG
- a CDS encoding PEP-CTERM sorting domain-containing protein codes for MKTIKALATAAALATVSFSASAAPMTFFGEDPTTAGVLGANSTAARNTFLSNLSGVGTEDFEALTGSQPFNLQFPGTAVTLDATLAGTISLASSPSTGRFATSGTNYITATTGNFEITFATAISAFGFNGIDIGDFVTAQMTITLTDINGNPTAFTVPHSLNIGNTDQATLFWGFVDAGNSYSSIVFGNAGGGDVFAFDDMVVGDVGQIVDPDPNGVPEPATLLLTALGLGLLGLRRKVK; via the coding sequence ATGAAAACCATCAAGGCCTTAGCTACTGCAGCAGCACTCGCCACGGTGTCGTTCTCCGCATCGGCCGCTCCGATGACCTTTTTCGGCGAAGACCCGACCACCGCAGGTGTCCTCGGAGCAAATTCGACCGCGGCTCGCAACACCTTCCTCAGCAACCTCAGTGGCGTTGGCACCGAGGACTTTGAAGCGCTGACCGGCTCCCAGCCCTTCAACCTCCAGTTTCCGGGCACGGCTGTCACGCTGGATGCCACGCTGGCCGGCACGATTTCGCTGGCAAGCTCACCTAGCACCGGCCGCTTTGCCACCTCAGGTACCAACTACATCACGGCTACGACTGGCAACTTTGAAATCACCTTCGCCACCGCGATCAGCGCATTCGGCTTCAATGGTATAGACATTGGTGACTTCGTCACCGCGCAAATGACGATCACCCTGACCGACATCAACGGCAATCCGACTGCTTTCACCGTGCCGCACTCTCTGAATATTGGCAACACCGACCAAGCCACCCTGTTCTGGGGCTTCGTTGACGCAGGCAACAGCTACAGCTCGATTGTCTTTGGCAATGCAGGGGGTGGTGACGTCTTCGCGTTTGACGACATGGTCGTTGGTGACGTCGGCCAAATCGTGGATCCCGACCCGAATGGGGTTCCGGAACCCGCCACGCTGTTGCTGACTGCGCTGGGCTTGGGTCTGCTGGGTCTGCGCCGCAAGGTCAAGTAG
- the argC gene encoding N-acetyl-gamma-glutamyl-phosphate reductase: MTYKVFIDGRHGTTGLKIDERLSGRDEIEILTIPEDKRKDPAVKAEYVNSADVVFLCLPDAASKESVSLLAPGNTRTRFLDASTAHRTNPDWVYGLPELNPGQRERVRNAQKVAVPGCHASGFIMLMHPLVAAGIVPADYPASTYSITGYSGGGKEMIASYEEAGELGDNMKSPRFYALGLAHKHLPEMQTLTGLANKPLFTPIVGNFAQGMVVAVPLLPRLLKQKVSAADVQRFFAEYYAGETFIKVMPSDPAPMLDNGFLPATTCNDTNRAEIFAFGHEDQILVAARFDNLGKGASGAAIQCMNIMLGLDETAGLAV, from the coding sequence ATGACTTACAAGGTTTTCATCGACGGTCGTCACGGCACCACCGGTCTCAAGATCGACGAGCGCCTGTCCGGCCGCGACGAAATCGAGATCCTGACCATCCCCGAAGACAAGCGCAAGGACCCCGCCGTCAAGGCCGAGTACGTCAATTCAGCCGACGTCGTCTTCCTGTGCCTGCCCGATGCGGCATCGAAGGAATCGGTTTCGCTGCTCGCCCCGGGCAACACCCGCACCCGCTTCCTTGACGCCAGCACCGCCCACCGGACCAACCCTGACTGGGTCTACGGCCTGCCCGAACTCAATCCCGGTCAGCGCGAGCGCGTGCGCAATGCACAGAAGGTCGCCGTCCCCGGCTGTCATGCCAGCGGCTTCATCATGCTGATGCACCCGCTCGTCGCCGCCGGCATCGTGCCCGCCGACTACCCGGCCAGCACCTACTCCATCACCGGCTACAGCGGCGGCGGCAAGGAGATGATCGCCAGCTACGAAGAAGCCGGCGAACTGGGCGACAACATGAAGAGCCCGCGCTTCTACGCGCTGGGCCTCGCCCACAAGCACCTGCCCGAAATGCAGACGCTCACCGGCCTCGCCAACAAACCGCTGTTCACCCCCATCGTCGGCAACTTTGCCCAGGGCATGGTGGTGGCGGTACCGCTGCTGCCGCGCCTGCTCAAGCAGAAGGTGTCCGCAGCCGACGTCCAGCGCTTTTTCGCGGAGTACTACGCCGGCGAGACCTTCATCAAGGTCATGCCTTCGGACCCCGCGCCGATGCTGGACAACGGCTTCCTGCCCGCGACCACCTGCAACGACACCAACCGTGCCGAGATCTTCGCCTTCGGTCACGAAGACCAGATCCTCGTCGCTGCGCGTTTCGACAACCTCGGCAAGGGCGCCTCGGGCGCTGCCATCCAGTGCATGAACATCATGCTTGGACTGGACGAGACGGCCGGGCTGGCGGTTTAA